One part of the Anaerolineales bacterium genome encodes these proteins:
- a CDS encoding ATP-binding cassette domain-containing protein, whose protein sequence is MNLRVEGVSFRYPSDVLALDGVDLTIPSGQLLTILGENGAGKTTLVKLFNGLLRPTQGTVHIGDWKAAERSPAALARRVGFLFQNPDDQLFERTLAREVAYGPRNLGASEAEVQRRVASALKLVGLQDMAEGHPYDLPAPQRKLLALAATIAMDTPILVLDEPTIGQDELGRRAISRILTDLHKMGRTLIMISHDVDFCAQHAERMVVMLNGKIHLDGPPAEVLRQTQKLDEAEVAPPQLVRLAQALKMNATPLTVDQFVDEYKQWRKKKNK, encoded by the coding sequence ATGAACCTGCGCGTAGAGGGCGTCAGCTTTCGTTACCCTTCGGACGTGCTGGCGCTGGATGGTGTCGATCTCACCATCCCCTCCGGCCAACTACTCACCATCCTGGGCGAGAACGGCGCAGGCAAGACCACCCTGGTCAAGCTGTTCAATGGCTTGCTGCGCCCTACGCAGGGTACAGTCCACATTGGCGATTGGAAGGCTGCCGAGCGCAGCCCGGCCGCCCTGGCCCGCCGGGTGGGCTTCCTGTTCCAGAATCCGGATGACCAGCTGTTCGAACGCACGCTGGCCCGCGAAGTAGCCTACGGGCCGCGCAACCTGGGCGCCAGCGAAGCCGAGGTGCAGCGCCGCGTGGCCAGCGCGCTCAAGCTGGTGGGCCTGCAAGACATGGCCGAGGGTCACCCCTATGACCTGCCCGCCCCGCAGCGCAAGCTGTTGGCGCTGGCGGCCACCATCGCCATGGATACGCCCATCCTGGTATTAGACGAGCCCACTATCGGGCAAGACGAGCTTGGCCGCCGCGCCATCAGCCGCATTCTGACCGATCTGCACAAAATGGGGCGTACGCTGATCATGATCTCGCACGATGTGGATTTTTGCGCTCAACACGCCGAACGCATGGTGGTGATGCTTAATGGCAAAATCCACCTGGATGGCCCACCCGCCGAGGTGTTGCGCCAAACCCAAAAACTGGACGAGGCCGAAGTGGCCCCGCCGCAACTGGTGCGCCTGGCGCAGGCTTTGAAAATGAATGCGACTCCTTTGACAGTTGATCAATTTGTGGACGAATACAAACAATGGCGAAAGAAGAAAAACAAGTGA
- a CDS encoding carbohydrate kinase family protein — translation MAKEEKQVKLNILGDLIADIGMRLQKFPVQARDIHRLSYMEVGPGGACNVAIMASRFGVEVGALGEVGDDGFGLVVREGLRREGVDVENFLVSSEAHTPVAGVIVDEDSEPGYLGYPGSLQHRSLLPQWQAAIQSGAAFFADGWAEYPESPALALAGFEAARAASVTTFFDPGPGNPEIDNSWHLQAIAMSNVVLMNRREALRLTGLEDDEAVVQALQKIGAELILLKRGEQGLLAARGDERVQAPGLDVEAKDATGAGDSVAGAMIYGVLHGLPLEKLAMLGNATGAAKVQNIGTGHNMPTLQQIAVVMQHNGADPGEHLPQL, via the coding sequence ATGGCGAAAGAAGAAAAACAAGTGAAACTGAACATTCTTGGCGACCTGATCGCAGACATTGGCATGCGTCTGCAAAAGTTTCCGGTGCAAGCGCGTGACATTCACCGCTTGTCTTATATGGAAGTGGGGCCGGGCGGCGCGTGTAACGTGGCGATCATGGCGTCCCGCTTTGGCGTGGAGGTGGGCGCGCTGGGTGAAGTAGGCGATGATGGCTTCGGCCTGGTGGTGCGCGAGGGGCTGCGCCGCGAAGGAGTGGACGTTGAAAATTTCTTGGTGAGCTCTGAGGCGCATACGCCGGTTGCCGGCGTCATTGTGGATGAAGACAGCGAGCCCGGCTATCTTGGCTATCCAGGCTCATTGCAGCACCGCAGCTTGCTGCCGCAATGGCAAGCCGCCATCCAGAGCGGGGCGGCCTTCTTTGCTGACGGCTGGGCGGAGTATCCCGAAAGCCCGGCGCTGGCGCTGGCCGGCTTTGAAGCCGCCCGCGCCGCCAGCGTGACCACGTTCTTTGACCCCGGCCCCGGAAATCCGGAGATCGATAATAGCTGGCACCTGCAAGCCATCGCGATGAGCAATGTGGTGCTGATGAACCGCCGCGAGGCGTTGCGCCTGACCGGCCTGGAAGATGACGAAGCCGTAGTGCAGGCGCTGCAAAAGATCGGCGCCGAACTGATCCTGCTCAAGCGCGGCGAGCAGGGTCTGCTGGCTGCCCGCGGCGATGAGCGCGTGCAAGCCCCCGGCCTGGATGTGGAAGCCAAAGATGCGACCGGCGCCGGCGATAGCGTGGCGGGCGCCATGATCTATGGCGTATTGCACGGCCTGCCGTTGGAGAAACTGGCCATGCTTGGCAACGCCACCGGCGCGGCCAAGGTGCAGAACATCGGCAC